The following proteins are encoded in a genomic region of Acidobacteriota bacterium:
- the metG gene encoding methionine--tRNA ligase subunit beta, with amino-acid sequence MITIDEFKRIEMVVGEVKNAERVLGTEKLLKLEVDIGTETRNMVAGIAQEYSAEELIGKKIIVLKNLQPATIRGIESNGMLLAADVKGKAVLPFFTQNVPNGAKVR; translated from the coding sequence ATGATAACAATAGATGAATTTAAAAGAATAGAAATGGTTGTGGGCGAGGTAAAAAATGCAGAAAGAGTTCTTGGAACAGAGAAACTCTTAAAATTAGAAGTCGACATAGGAACAGAAACAAGGAACATGGTGGCTGGAATTGCTCAGGAATATTCAGCGGAAGAACTTATTGGGAAAAAAATAATCGTTTTAAAAAACCTTCAGCCAGCTACTATAAGAGGAATTGAATCAAACGGGATGCTCCTGGCAGCAGATGTGAAAGGAAAAGCTGTACTTCCTTTTTTTACTCAAAATGTTCCCAATGGAGCAAAGGTAAGATAA